A genomic window from Flavobacterium sp. I3-2 includes:
- a CDS encoding PRTRC system ThiF family protein — protein MNTEKIKVHFTDNSLINATNPISVNLIGAGGTGSKVLTALMEMNHSLIALGHAGLSVRLWDDDVITEANLGRQRFAECEVGLYKSVALINRANRFTGTNWKAETQRFEKDSFGKVPENVLATIFITCVDSVKARFSIAEIFKALDNGKYYHHKPKYWLDYGNSQYTGQVLLSTIGEIKQPNSDRYEIVSNLPMITDEFGDLLKQSEQEDDTPSCSIAEALEKQDLYINSSLAQMGSSLLWGLFRHGLIEYRGFFLNLKDFRSQPIAVAR, from the coding sequence ATGAATACCGAAAAAATAAAAGTCCATTTTACGGACAATAGCTTAATTAACGCTACCAATCCCATATCGGTAAACCTTATCGGTGCAGGTGGCACAGGCTCAAAGGTTTTGACCGCCTTAATGGAAATGAACCACAGTTTAATTGCGTTAGGACACGCAGGATTGTCTGTTCGCCTTTGGGATGATGATGTTATTACAGAAGCTAATTTGGGTAGACAGCGTTTTGCAGAGTGTGAGGTCGGGCTATATAAATCCGTTGCTCTCATCAATCGAGCCAACCGCTTTACAGGTACAAACTGGAAAGCTGAAACGCAGAGGTTTGAAAAGGACAGTTTCGGAAAAGTTCCCGAAAACGTACTGGCTACAATCTTTATTACCTGTGTAGATAGTGTAAAAGCAAGATTTAGTATTGCCGAAATATTTAAAGCATTGGATAACGGAAAGTATTACCACCATAAACCAAAGTATTGGTTGGATTATGGAAACAGCCAATATACAGGACAGGTATTATTATCAACCATTGGAGAGATAAAACAACCTAATTCCGACAGATACGAAATAGTATCTAATCTTCCAATGATCACAGATGAATTTGGTGATTTGCTGAAGCAGTCCGAACAGGAAGACGACACACCAAGTTGTAGTATAGCTGAAGCATTGGAAAAACAGGATTTGTATATCAATTCGTCATTGGCTCAAATGGGTAGTTCTTTGTTATGGGGTCTATTTCGCCACGGATTGATAGAATACAGAGGCTTTTTTCTCAATTTGAAAGATTTTCGTTCACAACCTATTGCAGTCGCCCGATAG
- a CDS encoding PRTRC system protein B, translating into MNDITQDFGTLYYPKSALVFYQTTGKGNDTYVEHFDMDKNGMPINAHPLTVKEANQLAKALKTAKEEKELLLKPQGILSNEVLYFEPTGNKVVWFTKATQREKYFTESLGIPKGKANVPPMLWVANRNGLAVFALPNGRRPTIKTKLYNAPFFNVYEDGNVCMGTVDVRIKKTASLEEFTNKWENFFFDSYFSHLMHGHNPIKGNCVSLWENLIATGEAFPMEVLTKSNLTLKDILR; encoded by the coding sequence ATGAACGATATAACACAGGATTTCGGAACACTGTACTATCCAAAATCGGCATTGGTATTTTATCAGACTACTGGAAAGGGTAACGATACTTATGTAGAGCATTTTGATATGGATAAAAACGGTATGCCCATTAATGCACACCCTCTGACCGTAAAAGAAGCTAACCAACTGGCAAAGGCTTTGAAAACTGCCAAAGAGGAAAAAGAACTGTTATTGAAACCGCAGGGAATATTAAGCAATGAGGTCTTATACTTTGAGCCGACAGGAAACAAAGTGGTTTGGTTTACCAAAGCCACACAAAGGGAAAAGTATTTTACCGAAAGTCTTGGCATACCTAAAGGCAAAGCCAATGTACCGCCTATGTTGTGGGTAGCAAACCGAAACGGTTTAGCCGTTTTTGCCTTACCAAATGGCAGAAGACCTACCATAAAAACAAAGCTGTACAATGCTCCCTTTTTTAACGTGTATGAGGATGGCAATGTATGTATGGGTACAGTTGATGTACGCATAAAGAAAACCGCTTCATTGGAAGAATTTACAAACAAATGGGAAAACTTTTTCTTTGACAGCTATTTCAGTCATTTAATGCACGGTCATAACCCGATAAAGGGAAATTGCGTAAGCCTTTGGGAGAATTTAATCGCCACAGGCGAAGCCTTTCCAATGGAAGTATTGACAAAAAGTAACCTAACCTTAAAAGACATATTGCGATGA
- a CDS encoding PRTRC system protein C, which translates to MLLATQLQRVFILNDKGQEIKLNDPEPQWSVQAVMNFYSNTYPILTTAKVSAPQIKDDTIQYRFESAMGTKG; encoded by the coding sequence ATGTTATTAGCAACGCAATTACAACGAGTTTTCATACTGAATGATAAGGGGCAGGAAATCAAACTCAACGACCCCGAACCGCAATGGAGTGTACAGGCAGTAATGAATTTTTATTCCAATACATACCCCATTCTGACCACCGCAAAAGTATCAGCACCACAGATTAAAGATGATACAATACAGTACCGCTTTGAAAGTGCTATGGGAACAAAAGGTTAA
- a CDS encoding PRTRC system protein E — protein MNTNFFNQIQQLDFTGVLQLNISKGAETKLIVSVMLNNEQCGDNAKNLIPPLTLNATAQEFDEEFFEQITVPVQTVSGLMVDMEKFLKQMEEVKKQSAMEKEKADKEKKEKEARDKKYKEAMAKADELEKEGKFREAWMKVPNPADFPDYAEAIRKRKTSLSDKFATPSLFGTTEEATPEPIQSAEVTDDYPIDEAGEEE, from the coding sequence ATGAACACAAATTTTTTCAATCAGATACAGCAGTTGGACTTTACAGGAGTATTGCAACTGAACATTTCAAAGGGAGCAGAAACCAAGCTAATCGTATCGGTTATGCTCAATAACGAACAATGTGGAGATAATGCCAAAAACCTTATTCCGCCCCTTACACTCAACGCTACTGCACAGGAATTTGACGAGGAATTTTTTGAGCAGATAACCGTACCAGTACAAACCGTTTCGGGTTTGATGGTGGATATGGAAAAGTTTCTAAAACAAATGGAGGAAGTCAAAAAACAATCGGCAATGGAAAAGGAAAAAGCCGATAAGGAGAAGAAAGAAAAGGAAGCCAGGGACAAGAAGTATAAAGAAGCTATGGCAAAGGCAGACGAACTGGAAAAAGAGGGCAAATTCCGTGAAGCGTGGATGAAAGTGCCGAACCCTGCCGATTTTCCCGACTATGCAGAAGCCATACGCAAACGCAAAACTTCACTATCGGACAAATTTGCCACACCGAGCCTTTTCGGCACTACGGAAGAAGCAACACCCGAACCGATACAATCGGCAGAAGTTACAGACGATTACCCCATAGATGAAGCAGGAGAAGAAGAATAA
- a CDS encoding DUF932 domain-containing protein, with protein sequence MAHNINFNSRTGRYSFFSVKEKAWHGLGQIVQDYPTSEQAIRHAGLDYEVVKSPLFTKSSGIIETANGIEIGNSELEVPSYFANIRTDNNAVLGVVGKDYHIVQNRDAFSFFDSIVGGTDGILYETAGALGNGERIFITAKLPSYIRVGNGDDVTEKYIFLTTSHDGSGSITAAFTPIRIVCQNTLNASLRNMSNVVRIKHTAGAKQRLDNAHKVMGIANQFSHQLEGIFNEWTKVKVSDQEVKKLIQLALCPNKETLELLKKGAEDEVSTVFKNVVEDAFAYAMVSDTQQMDTTKGTLFGAYNAVTGYYQNVRNYKDDEAKLQSIVMGGTAQLKSQKAFELCTSFQKVGADVFQLN encoded by the coding sequence ATGGCACATAATATCAATTTCAACAGCAGAACAGGACGTTACTCATTTTTTAGTGTAAAGGAAAAAGCGTGGCACGGTTTGGGGCAAATCGTACAGGATTACCCAACAAGCGAACAAGCAATCAGACACGCAGGGTTAGATTATGAAGTGGTAAAATCTCCACTCTTTACAAAAAGCTCAGGCATTATAGAAACTGCTAACGGTATCGAGATTGGAAATAGCGAACTGGAAGTACCTAGTTATTTCGCCAACATACGCACCGATAACAATGCAGTTTTGGGTGTGGTCGGTAAAGACTATCATATCGTACAAAACAGGGATGCTTTTTCATTCTTTGACAGTATTGTAGGCGGTACGGACGGCATTTTATACGAAACAGCAGGAGCTTTGGGTAATGGGGAACGCATTTTTATTACCGCCAAATTACCGAGTTATATCCGTGTGGGCAATGGCGATGATGTGACAGAAAAATACATCTTCCTTACGACTTCGCATGACGGTAGCGGTAGTATTACAGCCGCTTTTACACCTATCCGTATCGTTTGCCAAAATACCTTAAATGCTTCTTTGCGTAATATGAGCAATGTTGTACGCATTAAGCACACCGCAGGAGCAAAACAACGTTTGGACAACGCACATAAAGTTATGGGAATTGCTAACCAGTTCAGTCACCAATTAGAAGGGATTTTCAATGAGTGGACGAAAGTAAAAGTTTCAGACCAAGAAGTTAAAAAGCTAATCCAACTGGCACTTTGCCCAAATAAGGAAACATTGGAACTGCTAAAAAAAGGTGCGGAAGATGAAGTTTCCACAGTATTCAAAAACGTGGTTGAAGATGCTTTTGCATATGCAATGGTAAGCGATACCCAACAGATGGACACCACCAAAGGTACATTGTTCGGAGCATACAATGCGGTGACAGGCTACTATCAGAACGTAAGAAATTACAAAGACGACGAAGCCAAATTGCAGAGTATTGTAATGGGCGGTACTGCTCAACTCAAATCACAGAAAGCATTTGAATTATGTACCTCTTTTCAGAAAGTCGGTGCAGACGTTTTCCAACTCAATTAA
- a CDS encoding single-stranded DNA-binding protein: MNITGRLTRDAEVRTTSQDKQVVNFSVATNDSYKNKQGERIEETTYFDCSYWITPNVARLLTKGTLVELRGRVSTRAWTGNDGEPKAGLNFHTSQIKLHGGSRKTETAQATDNNNKGKAKAEQTEDDLPF, translated from the coding sequence ATGAACATCACAGGAAGACTGACAAGAGATGCGGAAGTACGCACAACGTCACAGGACAAACAAGTAGTAAACTTTTCAGTAGCAACAAACGACAGCTACAAAAACAAGCAGGGCGAACGCATAGAAGAAACAACCTATTTCGACTGCTCGTACTGGATAACTCCCAACGTAGCCAGACTACTCACAAAAGGCACATTGGTAGAACTGAGAGGCAGAGTAAGTACAAGAGCGTGGACAGGAAATGACGGAGAGCCAAAAGCAGGACTGAATTTTCATACCTCGCAAATCAAACTGCACGGAGGTAGCAGGAAAACAGAAACCGCACAGGCTACTGACAATAACAACAAAGGCAAGGCTAAAGCGGAGCAAACCGAAGATGACCTACCATTTTAA
- a CDS encoding recombinase family protein produces the protein MKAGRDPIADLYVRVSTDEQADKGYSQRNQEEMLRKYCENYSISIRNVIYEDHSAKTFNRPEWKKLITNLKKKKNSVDFILFTKWDRFSRNAGDAYQMINQLRDLNVEPQAIEQPLDLSIPENKMMLAFYLAAPEVENDRRALNVFYGMRRAKKEGRYMGLAPVGYKNKIDEAGTKYITPKEPDASTLRWSFEQLAKGTYNTEQIWKKAKEKGLKCSKNAFWQVIRNPLYCGKIFIPTFKDEESYFVQGQHEAILSEELFEQVQDVLDGRGRKYRLKIETRDEFPLRGFLICPECGKLLTASRSKGRNKYYNYYHCYKGCSLRIGAEELTELFKNELRRYAPSKEVIEVYKDILLESYLEQTKDIQTSKKQISVQLKDLANRISHIRDLLATDKIDASEYHEIKNQYSTSIDQLNKKFQEVCGRIPDIDELLKNDIAEFLKLDKVLQQSNSEDFRGFLNLIFPEKLLFDGISFSKSKFCTAVKLGYSYI, from the coding sequence ATGAAAGCAGGAAGAGACCCCATTGCAGATCTATATGTACGTGTAAGCACAGATGAGCAAGCTGATAAAGGTTATTCGCAGCGCAATCAGGAAGAAATGTTACGCAAATATTGTGAGAATTATTCTATATCAATTCGCAATGTTATATACGAAGATCATTCTGCAAAGACCTTCAATAGGCCAGAATGGAAAAAGTTAATCACGAACCTCAAAAAGAAAAAGAACAGCGTTGATTTTATCCTTTTCACAAAATGGGACCGTTTTAGCCGAAATGCCGGTGATGCTTACCAAATGATAAATCAACTCCGAGATCTCAATGTAGAACCACAGGCAATTGAGCAACCATTGGATCTATCAATACCAGAAAACAAAATGATGCTCGCATTTTACCTTGCAGCTCCAGAAGTTGAAAATGACAGGCGGGCATTAAACGTATTTTATGGTATGCGACGGGCGAAGAAAGAAGGAAGGTATATGGGGTTGGCTCCGGTTGGTTATAAGAACAAAATTGATGAGGCCGGAACTAAATACATTACACCAAAGGAACCAGATGCTTCCACCTTGCGGTGGTCGTTTGAGCAATTAGCAAAGGGAACATACAACACCGAGCAAATTTGGAAGAAAGCAAAGGAAAAAGGTCTGAAATGCAGCAAGAACGCTTTTTGGCAAGTAATAAGAAATCCACTTTATTGCGGAAAAATCTTTATACCGACATTTAAAGATGAAGAGAGCTATTTTGTACAAGGGCAACATGAAGCGATATTAAGTGAAGAACTATTTGAACAAGTGCAAGACGTTTTGGATGGCAGAGGCAGAAAATACCGCTTAAAGATTGAAACTCGTGATGAATTTCCATTACGAGGATTTCTGATCTGTCCAGAATGTGGAAAATTATTAACAGCAAGTCGTTCCAAAGGTAGAAACAAATATTACAATTATTATCATTGCTATAAGGGATGTTCTTTGCGAATCGGTGCAGAAGAGTTAACTGAATTATTTAAAAATGAGCTAAGACGCTATGCACCTTCAAAAGAAGTAATAGAAGTCTATAAAGATATTTTATTAGAGAGCTATTTAGAACAGACCAAGGATATTCAAACTTCAAAAAAACAGATTTCTGTACAACTTAAGGATTTAGCAAACAGGATATCGCATATTAGGGATTTGTTGGCCACTGACAAGATAGACGCTTCGGAATATCATGAGATAAAGAACCAATACAGTACGTCTATTGACCAGCTAAATAAAAAGTTTCAGGAAGTTTGTGGGCGAATACCAGATATAGACGAGCTATTGAAAAATGACATCGCAGAATTTCTCAAGCTCGATAAGGTTTTGCAACAAAGCAACAGTGAAGACTTCAGGGGATTTTTAAACCTGATCTTTCCAGAAAAGTTGCTATTCGATGGGATATCGTTTTCAAAATCAAAATTCTGCACCGCTGTTAAACTAGGTTATAGTTATATCTGA